One Desulfurobacterium indicum DNA segment encodes these proteins:
- a CDS encoding TlpA family protein disulfide reductase, with protein MDRKVIATIVLLAQLTTAPALADWYILLPKDKRPTKENMEEKILNKKPYKAEKSKIPAPDFKARTLKGTIELQNAKGKEIVVFFFENPYSPLSEELIKKLDDIAGKNKDVIIICVDVNDADYPILSRYKKDMKLQNVHLTADSYIYKLFKEQLKIKELPASIFIDKEGFIRFYSDNIGTTSVEEFAKNVEKTVERLK; from the coding sequence ATGGACAGAAAAGTAATAGCAACCATCGTTCTCTTAGCACAACTGACAACAGCTCCTGCGTTAGCAGACTGGTATATCCTTCTACCTAAAGACAAAAGGCCGACAAAAGAAAACATGGAAGAAAAAATACTCAATAAAAAACCTTACAAGGCAGAAAAAAGCAAAATTCCAGCACCCGATTTCAAAGCAAGAACATTAAAAGGAACCATTGAACTCCAAAATGCAAAGGGAAAAGAGATAGTCGTTTTCTTCTTTGAAAATCCCTATTCACCGCTTTCCGAAGAGCTGATTAAAAAACTTGACGATATAGCCGGTAAAAATAAAGATGTAATTATCATTTGTGTTGACGTAAATGATGCCGATTATCCGATCCTTTCAAGATACAAAAAAGATATGAAACTTCAAAATGTTCATCTGACCGCTGACTCATACATCTACAAGCTCTTCAAAGAGCAACTGAAAATAAAAGAACTGCCAGCATCTATATTCATAGACAAAGAGGGATTTATAAGATTTTACTCAGACAACATAGGAACAACATCTGTTGAAGAATTTGCAAAGAACGTGGAAAAGACAGTTGAAAGACTAAAGTAA
- a CDS encoding NUDIX domain-containing protein: MAVVNIKTPYLTVDGIINMQNEKGEFEGIVLIERKYPPTGLALPGGFVDYGETVEEAVIREMKEETGLDVVIIRQFHVYSDPNRDPRQHTVSVVFECVARGKPKGADDAKKAIIVPYDEIPFEKIVFDHGKILKDYLEGKY, from the coding sequence ATGGCCGTTGTTAACATAAAAACACCGTATCTGACAGTTGATGGAATAATAAACATGCAGAATGAAAAAGGAGAATTTGAAGGAATCGTTCTCATAGAGAGAAAGTATCCGCCCACAGGACTCGCTCTTCCCGGAGGATTCGTTGATTACGGAGAAACCGTTGAAGAAGCAGTTATAAGGGAAATGAAAGAAGAAACGGGTCTTGACGTTGTTATTATCAGACAGTTCCATGTTTACTCTGACCCGAATAGAGATCCGAGACAACACACTGTATCTGTTGTCTTTGAATGTGTTGCCCGGGGGAAACCTAAAGGTGCTGACGACGCCAAAAAAGCAATTATTGTTCCTTACGATGAAATACCCTTTGAAAAGATTGTCTTTGACCACGGAAAAATACTAAAAGACTACTTAGAAGGAAAGTATTAA
- the rpmB gene encoding 50S ribosomal protein L28, producing MAKCAICGKETIFINKVSHSHRVSSKRQKPNLQKVRVVVNGEKKRIWVCTKCLKAGKVVKAG from the coding sequence ATGGCTAAGTGTGCAATTTGCGGAAAAGAGACAATTTTTATCAATAAGGTTAGCCATTCTCACAGAGTTTCAAGTAAGAGACAGAAGCCAAACCTTCAAAAAGTAAGAGTCGTTGTAAACGGTGAGAAGAAAAGAATCTGGGTTTGCACAAAATGCCTCAAGGCTGGAAAGGTAGTTAAGGCAGGTTAA
- the trpC gene encoding indole-3-glycerol phosphate synthase TrpC, whose amino-acid sequence MNILEKIVAFKIREVERRKSEIKFDMVKKIAVEREVPFDFRKAFPENRINIIAEVKKASPSRGIIREDFNPVEIAKSYERGGAAAISVLTDVEFFKGSPLYLKEIAETVKIPVLRKDFIIDEFQIYAAKALGASSFLLIVAILDDKALKNFISVGRALGMEPLVEAHSREEVERAIKADAEIIGVNNRDLKTFSVSLSTTENLLPIIKDVGKICITESGIKSKDDINYLKEKGIDGFLIGETLMRSENPEELLREWTEK is encoded by the coding sequence ATGAATATACTGGAGAAAATCGTAGCTTTCAAAATAAGAGAAGTTGAAAGAAGAAAAAGTGAAATAAAGTTTGATATGGTAAAAAAAATTGCAGTGGAAAGAGAAGTGCCTTTTGATTTTAGAAAAGCCTTCCCTGAAAACCGCATAAATATTATAGCAGAAGTTAAAAAAGCATCACCGTCCAGGGGAATAATAAGGGAAGACTTTAACCCGGTGGAAATCGCGAAAAGCTACGAAAGAGGCGGGGCAGCAGCCATCTCCGTTCTTACAGATGTAGAATTCTTTAAAGGCTCACCCCTCTACCTAAAAGAGATTGCAGAGACGGTAAAAATTCCCGTCCTTAGAAAAGACTTCATAATTGACGAATTCCAGATATACGCAGCAAAAGCCCTCGGCGCCTCATCATTCCTCCTCATAGTGGCAATACTTGATGACAAAGCACTTAAAAACTTTATTTCAGTCGGTAGAGCGCTTGGAATGGAACCTTTAGTTGAAGCCCACAGCAGGGAAGAGGTAGAAAGGGCTATTAAAGCAGACGCTGAAATCATCGGTGTAAACAACAGAGACCTGAAAACTTTCTCTGTTTCACTATCAACAACAGAGAACTTACTGCCGATAATAAAAGACGTCGGAAAAATATGCATCACAGAAAGCGGAATAAAGAGTAAAGATGATATTAACTACCTCAAAGAAAAAGGGATTGACGGATTCCTGATAGGTGAAACACTTATGAGAAGTGAAAATCCAGAGGAGTTATTGAGAGAATGGACAGAAAAGTAA
- the glmU gene encoding bifunctional UDP-N-acetylglucosamine diphosphorylase/glucosamine-1-phosphate N-acetyltransferase GlmU — translation MGFKVIILAAGKGTRFKSELPKVLHEILGKPMLWYVVKAAEGAGADETIVIVGHKRDLVKKFLEEENLNVKTVVQKEQLGTGHAVLCAEKTLKNYNGKVIILNGDTPLINPEDIKNLISIESDMVVLTGETETPRGYGRVIRDGGEVLKIVEEKDATDKEKEVKEINSGIYAFRVKPLFEALRNLKNDNAQGEYYLPDVLKIFKEKGLKVKAVKTENFNSIMGVNNRYELSRAERILSERIIKNHQLNGVTIHNPESCYIEPEVKIGKDTEIFGPVYLRGKTSIGKQCTIGAFTEIIDSVIEDEVVVKTHCHVEKAHLKKGASTGPFSRLREGTVIEKGARTGSFVETKKAHLKEGAKANHLTYLGDCTVGENTNIGAGTITCNYDGYNKWQTEIGKNVFVGSNTLFIAPVNVGNNSITAAGSVITKDIPENTLAIARAKQVNLEGKAEKIREKNKRKKK, via the coding sequence ATGGGATTCAAAGTTATAATACTCGCAGCTGGAAAAGGCACCCGTTTCAAATCAGAACTTCCGAAAGTCCTGCATGAGATACTCGGCAAACCGATGCTCTGGTATGTTGTAAAAGCAGCAGAAGGGGCAGGAGCCGACGAAACAATTGTAATCGTGGGACATAAAAGAGATCTTGTTAAAAAATTTTTAGAAGAAGAAAATCTTAACGTTAAAACGGTTGTTCAAAAAGAGCAGCTTGGCACTGGACACGCCGTCCTGTGCGCCGAAAAAACTCTTAAAAATTACAATGGAAAGGTTATCATCCTTAACGGCGACACACCACTGATAAACCCCGAAGATATCAAAAACCTCATTTCCATAGAGAGCGACATGGTGGTTCTCACAGGTGAAACAGAAACACCCCGCGGATACGGAAGAGTCATAAGAGATGGCGGAGAGGTTTTAAAAATTGTTGAAGAAAAAGACGCAACAGATAAAGAAAAAGAGGTAAAAGAAATAAATTCGGGCATATACGCCTTCAGGGTGAAACCTCTCTTTGAGGCTCTTAGAAACCTTAAAAACGACAATGCACAGGGAGAATACTACCTTCCTGACGTTTTAAAAATATTCAAAGAAAAAGGCTTGAAAGTAAAAGCTGTAAAAACGGAAAACTTTAATTCCATAATGGGAGTAAACAACCGCTACGAACTCTCCAGAGCAGAAAGAATATTAAGTGAAAGGATTATAAAAAATCACCAGCTTAACGGGGTAACAATCCACAATCCCGAATCCTGTTACATTGAACCGGAAGTCAAAATAGGAAAAGACACGGAAATCTTCGGCCCCGTATATCTAAGAGGTAAAACATCTATAGGCAAACAGTGCACGATAGGTGCATTTACAGAAATCATAGACTCTGTGATAGAAGATGAAGTTGTTGTAAAAACCCACTGTCACGTTGAAAAGGCGCATCTTAAAAAAGGTGCATCGACAGGACCTTTCTCAAGATTAAGAGAAGGAACGGTAATTGAAAAAGGAGCAAGAACAGGAAGTTTCGTAGAAACAAAGAAGGCTCACCTGAAAGAAGGAGCAAAGGCAAACCATTTAACATACTTAGGAGACTGCACAGTCGGAGAAAACACAAACATCGGCGCAGGAACAATCACATGCAACTATGACGGATACAACAAATGGCAAACGGAAATAGGCAAAAATGTTTTCGTCGGAAGCAACACGCTATTTATAGCACCTGTTAATGTGGGAAATAACTCCATTACCGCGGCAGGCTCTGTTATAACAAAAGACATACCGGAAAATACACTTGCAATTGCAAGGGCAAAACAGGTTAATCTTGAAGGAAAGGCTGAAAAGATAAGAGAGAAAAACAAGAGGAAGAAAAAATGA
- a CDS encoding DUF3108 domain-containing protein, with product MFKPDYNYDKKGTKYDFNGEKLEYSLHWLFFHVANAESDVARITKNGTEYLRIQSKVRTAGIVGFFKDIRDMGYSLWDIKLKTPVKTFMSQREGTYIKDKLFSYDLDNMTVTVVKQKPGHEPTTKEYKIPSIPFEDLMTGIYFFRKHGIFKVGAHTDFPVFTGKKFIMTHVKVLKKEKVKVPAGTFETYKCSLSSEVTPKGVFKMKGDVYMWLTTDESHIPVKISGDITIGSVSAELEKSKKGGN from the coding sequence GTGTTTAAACCAGATTATAACTATGACAAAAAAGGCACAAAGTATGATTTTAACGGAGAAAAACTGGAATATTCACTCCACTGGTTATTTTTTCACGTGGCAAACGCCGAAAGTGATGTTGCCAGAATAACTAAAAACGGAACGGAATACTTGAGAATACAATCAAAAGTCAGAACTGCAGGTATAGTTGGTTTTTTCAAAGATATAAGGGATATGGGTTACAGCCTCTGGGATATAAAGTTAAAAACACCTGTGAAAACATTTATGTCCCAGAGAGAAGGAACTTATATAAAAGATAAACTGTTCAGCTACGACCTTGATAACATGACCGTAACCGTCGTAAAACAAAAACCGGGACATGAACCTACAACAAAAGAATACAAAATACCTTCAATTCCCTTTGAAGACCTTATGACAGGAATTTATTTCTTCAGAAAGCACGGCATATTTAAGGTAGGTGCCCACACAGATTTTCCCGTATTTACTGGAAAGAAATTTATAATGACGCACGTAAAAGTCCTCAAAAAAGAGAAAGTTAAAGTCCCTGCGGGAACATTCGAAACCTACAAATGCTCACTTTCCTCAGAAGTAACCCCAAAAGGTGTATTTAAAATGAAAGGTGATGTTTACATGTGGTTGACAACAGACGAAAGCCACATACCAGTAAAAATATCGGGAGACATCACAATAGGTTCGGTAAGTGCGGAACTTGAAAAGTCAAAAAAAGGAGGCAACTAA